GGCATGGGGCTGTGTAGGCGAGTTGAGCTGTGAAAGGACGCGATGGCCATGATTACGACCCAGCCCGACTACATCCCGCTCGCGATGATCAATGCGCTGGCCTACTGCCCCCGGCGCTTCGGCTACGAGTTCATCCAGGCCGAGATGCTGGTCAATGAGCATGTGCTCGAGGGCACCCTGCGCCACCAGGGCGTCGACCTGGGCGGCAAAGCGTGGCTCGACACGGCGGTACAACAGCGCCGCGTGTACGTCTGGAGCGAGCGGCTGAAGCTGGCCGGGCTGTGCGACCTGGTCGAAGCGCGCGCCGGCCAGGTCTACCCGGTTGAGTATAAGAAGGGCAAGCCTGGCCGCTGGGCCTCGGATCATGCGCAGCTGTGCGCGCAGGCGCTGTGCCTCGAAGAGCGTATGGGCCTGGCCATCGCCGAAGGCGCGATCTTCTACTTCGCCACGCGCCGGCGCGAGCCGGTTGCGTTTACCGCCGAGCTGCGCGCCGAGGTCGAGCGCCTGGCCGCCGAGGCCCAGCGCCTGGCGGCAGCCGGCACGCTGCCGCCGCCGATCGACAACCGCGCCAAATGCCGCGATTGCTCGCTCGCGCCGTTGTGCCTGCCCGACGAAGTGCGCGCGCTGAGTGCCGCCGCTGCCGACGGCGCCTGGGAGCACGTGCTGACAGAATGACGTGCGCCACGGGCGGCGCGCCAGCCGCTTCCGCGCCACTCCGCCAACCGATGAGGATTCAACCATGACCGACGTATTACCCGCCGACCAAGGCGGACTGGAGCTACTGATGGCGACGCTCTACCTGACCGAGCAGTACAGCCTGGTGAAGATCGAGGGCGAGGCATTGCGCGTGCAATTCCCGGCCGAGCGTGCCAGCAAGCAGCCCGGCAAGGTCGTGCGCGTGCCGCTGGCGAAGATCGAGCAGGTGATGGTGCTGGGCGATATTACGCTGACCACGCCGGCCCTGCATGCGCTTCTCGAGCGCCGCATCGCCGTCCACTACCTCTCGGCGCGCGGCCGCTCGTATGGCGCGCTGACGGCCGACTGGGGCAAGAACAGCGGTGTGCGCCTGGCGCAGTACGCCTTATTTGGCGACGTGGCGCGCCGCTTCACGGTGGCGCGGCAGTGTGTGGCCGGCAAGCTGCTGAACATGCGCACGACCCTGCTGCGCTATGCGCGCAGCCGCGACGAGAGCGCCGCGATCGAGGCGGCCGCAGGCACCATCCGCACCTGCCTGCGGGCCATGGCGCGCCTGCCTGTGCCAGGTGCGATCGACCCCGCCGATCGCATGCATGGCTTTGGCCCGCTGCTTGGCTTCGAGGGCAGCGCCAGCGCGGCCTACTACGGCGTGTTTGGCGCGCTGCTCAAAGGCGCGTGGGGCTTCGCCGGCCGGGTCAAGCGCCCGCCGACCGACCCGATCAACGCGTTGCTCTCGTTCGGCTACACCGTGCTGACCAACCAGATCGTCTCGTTGGTTCACGCGGTTGGGCTCGACCCTGGGTTGGGCGTGTTGCACCAGCCGGGCTTCGGCAAGCCGGCGCTGGCGCTCGACCTGATCGAAGCCTTTCGGCCGATCATTGTCGACTCAGTCGTGATCACCATGGTCAACACCGGCCAGATCACACCCCAGGATTTCGACGCAGAGATCGGCGCGTATCGGCTGCAAGACGACGCGCGGCGCGGGTTTCTCGAGAAGCTCGAGGCGCGGCTCAGCGAGCGCGTGCATCATCCAGTGTTTGGCTACCAGGCCAGCTACCGGCGCTGTATCGAGATCCAGGCGCGGCTATTCGCCAAGTACGCGCAGGGCGAGATCGCCCAGTTCGTGCCATTCACCGTGCGCTGAGGGTTGGCCATGGCTGCGCCTGCCGAAGAAACCACGTTATACGTCATCGCCTACGACATCCCCGACGACAAGCGGCGCACCAAGGTGCATAAGCTGCTGTGCGGCTATGGCGCCTGGACGCAATACTCGCTGTTTGAGTGCTGGCTGAACCGGCGCCAGATCCTCGAGCTGCGGGTCAAACTCGCGAAGCACCTGGTCGAGCAGCGCGACAGCGTGCGCTTGTATCCACTCTGCGGCGGGTGCCGGCCGAAGGTAATCACCGTGGGTAGCCCGCGCCCGCACGACCCGGTGACACTCATTCTTTGAGCATGCACCAGATCGAGCGGCGAAGCATGGGGACAAAAGGCGGGAGGTGCTCGAATCGTGCGACAGCGCAACACAGTCAGATCCATGCGCTTGCAGGCCATGGTACAATCGAGCCAGCTAAGCCAGATCGCCATCGCTCAGCGGTGCCGCTCGAATCAGGGCCGGTTTACCGCATTCCAATGCGGCGTAGAACATTGGCCTTAGCGAAGCCGAAAATCCGCCCGGCGGATTGAAACTCGCGGTCGTACACCTCTTCGCGGTGGATAAACAGCTTAGCGAAGCCGAAAATCCGCCCGGCGGATTGAAACGTGCGCTGTCATCATCGCTATCATCGAGCAGGCGCATCTTAGCGAAGCCGAAAATCCGCCCGGCGGATTGAAACCAGTGACAACTGCGCAGCATAGTGCGCGACGCTGCGCTCGCTTAGCGAAGCCGAAAATCCGCCCGGCGGATTGAAACGTCGTCGATCGCCATATGCACGCGCACATCGCCGAACTTAGCGAAGCCGAAAATCCGCCCGGCGGATTGAAACCCGCAGTTCAGCCGCGAAGAGGCGTACGCGCGCTATGCTTAGCGAAGCCGAAAATCCGCCCGGCGGATTGAAACCATCTACGTCGGCGCGGCCTCGGGCGTGCTGAAGTACACTTAGCGAAGCCGAAAATCCGCCCGGCGGATTGAAACTCGAGCTGCGCCAGCGTGTCGGCTACGCACTCGGCGCTTAGCGAAGCCGAAAATCCGCCCGGCGGATTGAAACCTGACATTGCAACCTGGATAAAGACGATCGACCCGAACTTAGCGAAGCCGAAAATCCGCCCGGCGGATTGAAACCATCGTAGGTTGGATCGAACGTGAAATACTTATCGACTTAGCGAAGCCGAAAATCCGCCCGGCGGATTGAAACGCTGCGTCGGCCCACGTCTCGCCGCTGCAGCAGACTTAGCGAAGCCGAAAATCCGCCCGGCGGATTGAAACGTTCGCGCGCAATTGGCCGGCCACGCGATCGTATCCTATCTTAGCGAAGCCGAAAATCCGCCCGGCGGATTGAAACTGGCCGGTGGCGTAGCCGAGTGGATACGGTGGCGCGCTTAGCGAAGCCGAAAATCCGCCCGGCGGATTGAAACTAATGACCCGGCGCGCAAGTCCTTCGACGTGACCGCCTTAGCGAAGCCGAAAATCCGCCCGGCGGATTGAAACAGCGTAGCGATCGTCGCTTTCCCAAGGGGCCTCGGCCTTAGCGAAGCCGAAAATCCGCCCGGCGGATTGAAACTCGCACTCACCCCGCGCGATGCTTCGTCTCAGAACAGTCTTAGCGAAGCCGAAAATCCGCCCGGCGGATTGAAACGCGCACAGGCGTTTGCGCGCGCGACGCAGCAACTGCGCTTAGCGAAGCCGAAAATCCGCCCGGCGGATTGAAACTTCGCCACGCCGCCAAAGCTCGCAAAGTCGCCGCCGACTTAGCGAAGCCGAAAATCCGCCCGGCGGATTGAAACCGCCGTTGACCGTGCTCGGCCAGTGCCATGGTCGTGACTTAGCGAAGCCGAAAATCCGCCCGGCGGATTGAAACAGCGCAGTGCGAGGGCTTCGTGTATCGCTGCACATCTTAGCGAAGCCGAAAATCCGCCCGGCGGATTGAAACGTGCGCTATACCCAGCTCACCGGCTATGGCATGACTCTTAGCGAAGCCGAAAATCCGCCCGGCGGATTGAAACCTCGATCTCGGCCATCCGCAGTCGCTGAACGACTGCGTTAGCGAAGCCGAAAATCCGCCCGGCGGATTGAAACAGCGCAACTTTTGCCTTAATCTCGTCAATCTCGGCCTTAGCGAAGCCGAAAATCCGCCCGGCGGATTGAAACTTTATCGCCGCACTGGGCCGGCCGTTGCCCAGATCAACTTAGCGAAGCCGAAAATCCGCCCGGCGGATTGAAACGATGTAGGTCGAGGCCAGCTCGCCCGGCTGAATAACCTTAGCGAAGCCGAAAATCCGCCCGGCGGATTGAAACCTGCTGTTGCTCATCACTGAGGATGCTACCGACAATGACTTAGCGAAGCCGAAAATCCGCCCGGCGGATTGAAACATGCTGATCGAAGCGCTGGCTGGTCTGAATCCAGGCCTTAGCGAAGCCGAAAATCCGCCCGGCGGATTGAAACCGCGAGAAGCACGCGCCAGCCCCGCAGGCGCAAGGCCTTAGCGAAGCCGAAAATCCGCCCGGCGGATTGAAACCCCGCCGTTCCGATGCGGTGGAACGCGATCGGGAACCTTAGCGAAGCCGAAAATCCGCCCGGCGGATTGAAACCTTGTAACATGATGCGACGCCTCATCCTGACTGCCTACTTAGCGAAGCCGAAAATCCGCCCGGCGGATTGAAACGCGCGATGGGAACACTGACCTGCCCGATCTGCCAGCACTTAGCGAAGCCGAAAATCCGCCCGGCGGATTGAAACGACGGACAGCGCCGCCGCGCTCGATGCGTACGGCCAGTCCCTTAGCGAAGCCGAAAATCCGCCCGGCGGATTGAAACTTCCGTCGGATGTTGATCACGTGCTGTTCGACCTCGACTTAGCGAAGCCGAAAATCCGCCCGGCGGATTGAAACGGTTTGACGGCGTCGATCCGGCGCACGTGAGCCGCGCTTAGCGAAGCCGAAAATCCGCCCGGCGGATTGAAACCCATCCGGGTTGTCGTCGTCGGTCAGCGTGGTTGCGGGCCTTAGCGAAGCCGAAAATCCGCCCGGCGGATTGAAACCGTCTCAGAGGGCGACGACCGCCCCCGC
The sequence above is drawn from the Candidatus Kouleothrix ribensis genome and encodes:
- the cas2 gene encoding CRISPR-associated endonuclease Cas2, producing MAAPAEETTLYVIAYDIPDDKRRTKVHKLLCGYGAWTQYSLFECWLNRRQILELRVKLAKHLVEQRDSVRLYPLCGGCRPKVITVGSPRPHDPVTLIL
- the cas1 gene encoding CRISPR-associated endonuclease Cas1, which produces MTDVLPADQGGLELLMATLYLTEQYSLVKIEGEALRVQFPAERASKQPGKVVRVPLAKIEQVMVLGDITLTTPALHALLERRIAVHYLSARGRSYGALTADWGKNSGVRLAQYALFGDVARRFTVARQCVAGKLLNMRTTLLRYARSRDESAAIEAAAGTIRTCLRAMARLPVPGAIDPADRMHGFGPLLGFEGSASAAYYGVFGALLKGAWGFAGRVKRPPTDPINALLSFGYTVLTNQIVSLVHAVGLDPGLGVLHQPGFGKPALALDLIEAFRPIIVDSVVITMVNTGQITPQDFDAEIGAYRLQDDARRGFLEKLEARLSERVHHPVFGYQASYRRCIEIQARLFAKYAQGEIAQFVPFTVR
- the cas4 gene encoding CRISPR-associated protein Cas4 codes for the protein MITTQPDYIPLAMINALAYCPRRFGYEFIQAEMLVNEHVLEGTLRHQGVDLGGKAWLDTAVQQRRVYVWSERLKLAGLCDLVEARAGQVYPVEYKKGKPGRWASDHAQLCAQALCLEERMGLAIAEGAIFYFATRRREPVAFTAELRAEVERLAAEAQRLAAAGTLPPPIDNRAKCRDCSLAPLCLPDEVRALSAAAADGAWEHVLTE